A single Halarcobacter anaerophilus DNA region contains:
- a CDS encoding phage capsid family protein, whose translation MASWAETDPKVLLKYGRTITAKTVELNWWNKFMNNDEGAVIMTDLRTETPNEEGGTVRVYFRDHIEGDGITGNQDFEDNIGSQNTLYQDVDYGIFGQSLKSKAKKLESKMATETFRSKAHKDLPKWLGLRDDRIITSKLSEACTNVVACSAADGVYPVNVTDSIGAVDYFSTAAIAEAKKRAKNGVDGNGDEHPIVEPFVLKTVTREGGITDYVEFFLLVVGSNAARQLKEDPLWIEAQKMANKRGSDNPIFTGALGEYDGVIVFERSNWNARKSGIITTDKLTSYSVTVDGETTTYATGFDSYKGTETFTDSGVATETEINLFLGATAGLKPFDEGFDYYEDPKEGGRKLLIGADRGTGFAKTKFVGKTTAEQESEYHNKDFGVIAIVCAIDGQPAA comes from the coding sequence ATGGCATCATGGGCAGAAACAGATCCAAAAGTATTACTAAAATATGGTAGAACAATCACGGCAAAAACAGTAGAGCTAAACTGGTGGAATAAATTTATGAACAATGACGAAGGTGCAGTTATTATGACTGACCTTAGAACTGAAACACCAAACGAAGAAGGTGGTACGGTTAGAGTTTATTTTAGAGACCACATTGAGGGTGATGGTATTACAGGTAATCAAGATTTTGAAGATAATATTGGTAGTCAAAATACTCTGTACCAAGATGTTGATTATGGAATCTTCGGTCAATCGTTGAAATCAAAAGCAAAAAAACTTGAATCTAAAATGGCAACAGAAACATTTAGAAGTAAAGCTCACAAAGATTTACCAAAATGGTTAGGTTTAAGAGACGATAGAATCATCACTTCAAAATTAAGTGAAGCTTGCACAAATGTTGTAGCTTGTAGTGCTGCTGACGGAGTTTATCCTGTAAATGTTACAGACTCTATTGGCGCAGTAGATTATTTTTCAACGGCAGCTATTGCTGAAGCTAAAAAAAGAGCAAAAAACGGTGTAGACGGTAATGGTGATGAGCACCCAATCGTAGAACCTTTTGTACTTAAAACAGTTACAAGAGAAGGTGGAATTACTGATTATGTAGAGTTTTTCTTACTTGTTGTTGGTTCAAATGCTGCTAGACAGTTAAAAGAGGACCCATTATGGATTGAAGCTCAAAAAATGGCAAACAAAAGAGGTAGTGATAACCCAATTTTCACGGGTGCTCTTGGAGAATATGATGGTGTTATCGTATTTGAAAGAAGTAACTGGAATGCTAGAAAATCAGGGATTATTACAACTGATAAATTAACTTCATATTCAGTAACAGTTGATGGTGAAACTACAACTTATGCAACAGGTTTTGATTCTTATAAAGGGACTGAAACATTTACAGATTCAGGAGTTGCAACTGAAACAGAGATTAACTTATTCTTAGGTGCAACTGCGGGGCTTAAACCTTTTGATGAAGGTTTCGATTATTATGAGGACCCAAAAGAGGGTGGTAGAAAACTTCTTATTGGTGCTGATAGAGGTACTGGTTTTGCTAAAACAAAATTTGTTGGTAAAACTACAGCA